A window of Ignavibacterium sp. contains these coding sequences:
- a CDS encoding SDR family oxidoreductase: protein MVTLEGKTVLITGASSGIGKACAEKFAELNAKLILTARRKERIDILAEELIQKYKVEIISSKLDVRNFNEVKSFYESLPDEWKTIDILVNNAGLARGLDKFYEGKIEDWDEMIDTNIKGLLYVSRVIVPQMVERQTGHIINIGSTAGHEPYPMGNVYVATKFAVKALSQSFRIDVLEKGIKVTSVDPGMVETEFSKVRFRGDDERAKKVYDGLQPLTPQDVADAVIYAATRPKHVNINQIILTPLAQASSNFVHRKK, encoded by the coding sequence ATGGTAACTCTTGAAGGAAAAACTGTTCTTATAACAGGCGCATCATCAGGTATTGGTAAAGCATGTGCAGAAAAATTTGCTGAACTAAATGCCAAACTAATTTTAACTGCAAGGAGAAAAGAAAGAATTGATATTCTTGCCGAAGAGCTAATTCAAAAGTATAAAGTTGAAATAATTTCCTCTAAATTGGATGTCAGAAATTTTAATGAAGTAAAATCGTTTTATGAATCACTTCCTGATGAATGGAAAACGATTGATATACTTGTAAACAATGCAGGGCTTGCACGCGGTCTTGATAAATTCTATGAAGGCAAAATAGAAGATTGGGATGAGATGATTGACACAAATATTAAAGGATTGCTTTATGTCTCCAGAGTTATTGTTCCCCAAATGGTTGAAAGGCAAACAGGCCACATCATTAACATTGGCTCAACTGCCGGACACGAACCTTATCCAATGGGCAATGTTTATGTTGCAACCAAGTTTGCCGTGAAAGCTCTAAGTCAGTCATTCAGAATTGATGTACTTGAAAAAGGAATTAAAGTAACAAGCGTTGATCCCGGTATGGTTGAAACAGAATTCAGTAAAGTAAGATTCCGTGGAGATGACGAAAGAGCAAAAAAAGTTTATGATGGTCTTCAGCCGTTAACTCCACAGGATGTTGCAGATGCTGTTATATATGCTGCAACAAGACCAAAGCACGTAAATATAAATCAGATTATACTCACTCCTTTAGCTCAGGCATCATCGAATTTTGTTCACAGAAAAAAGTAG
- a CDS encoding single-stranded DNA-binding protein, whose translation MAELKMPEINYVIVAGNLTKDPVFRETTNGTPVVNFSIASNRKFKDSSNQWQEDVCYVGVVAWNKLAESCRDRLKKGSAVLVDGELQSRSWKSEDGHNRSIVEIKARRIQFLNKRLIGTENGTLKEDEVTSVSEDDNDYTEDSFDKFLSDEESNLIKQSGTESKDEKGN comes from the coding sequence ATGGCTGAATTGAAAATGCCCGAAATTAATTATGTTATTGTTGCAGGAAATCTTACTAAGGATCCTGTCTTCAGAGAAACTACCAACGGAACCCCTGTTGTTAATTTCTCTATTGCTTCTAACAGAAAGTTCAAAGACAGCTCAAACCAATGGCAGGAAGATGTTTGCTATGTTGGTGTTGTTGCCTGGAATAAACTTGCTGAAAGTTGCAGAGACAGACTTAAGAAAGGTTCTGCTGTACTTGTTGATGGTGAACTTCAGAGCAGAAGCTGGAAATCTGAAGATGGGCATAACAGAAGCATTGTTGAAATTAAAGCAAGAAGAATTCAATTCTTGAATAAAAGATTAATCGGAACCGAAAACGGTACACTTAAAGAAGATGAAGTTACCAGTGTAAGTGAAGATGATAATGATTATACAGAAGATTCATTTGATAAATTTTTATCAGATGAAGAGTCAAACTTAATTAAACAATCAGGAACGGAATCAAAAGATGAAAAAGGAAATTAA
- the rpmB gene encoding 50S ribosomal protein L28 produces the protein MSRRCQVTGKGPVYGSSISHAHNKTNRRFLPNLQKKRIWVQELNRFVTLRLSTSAIKTINKKGTAHIAKLIKENKIKVR, from the coding sequence ATGTCGAGAAGATGTCAGGTAACAGGAAAAGGACCTGTTTACGGAAGCAGTATTTCGCATGCTCACAACAAGACAAACAGAAGATTTTTACCAAATCTGCAGAAAAAGAGAATTTGGGTTCAGGAGCTTAATCGTTTTGTAACCTTAAGACTTTCTACCAGTGCAATTAAAACAATTAACAAAAAAGGCACCGCTCACATTGCCAAACTGATTAAGGAAAACAAGATTAAGGTCAGATAA
- the rplI gene encoding 50S ribosomal protein L9 has translation MKVILRQNIDKLGKIGQIVDVKDGYALNYLIPKGFAYVAVKGNVKALEEEKKVVEKRNQQELKAAETLASELEKISVTIPVQVGEEDKIFGSVTTQMIADALKEKGHDIDKRKIEMEEQIKTLGIYNVNIKLHPSVSAKIKVWVVRE, from the coding sequence ATGAAAGTAATTTTAAGACAAAATATTGATAAACTTGGAAAAATAGGGCAGATTGTTGATGTAAAAGACGGTTATGCCTTAAACTATCTTATTCCAAAAGGATTTGCTTATGTTGCTGTTAAAGGCAATGTCAAAGCACTCGAGGAAGAAAAGAAAGTAGTTGAAAAAAGAAATCAGCAGGAACTTAAAGCTGCTGAAACTCTTGCTTCCGAATTAGAGAAAATTTCTGTTACCATTCCTGTTCAGGTTGGTGAAGAAGATAAGATTTTCGGAAGTGTAACTACTCAAATGATTGCCGATGCGTTGAAAGAAAAAGGTCATGATATTGATAAAAGAAAAATTGAAATGGAAGAACAAATCAAAACACTTGGTATTTATAATGTAAATATTAAACTTCATCCGAGTGTAAGTGCTAAGATTAAGGTTTGGGTAGTCAGAGAATAA
- a CDS encoding L-threonylcarbamoyladenylate synthase, whose translation MEFYELHPVNPQIRFINKAIDVLRDGGIVIFPTDTYYGIGCDLYNKEGIEKLLAIKNETNTKLFSFIFSDFKDISKYAKVSDYAFKIMKKLLPGPYTFILPAAKEVPKKLWSKRKTVGIRMPEHNVCKLLVSGLGNPIVSTSTTNRLGDPIVDPNEIKNVFNSQVDLMLASSNLIAEPSSVIDLSGEEPVVVREGAGDISIFQ comes from the coding sequence ATGGAATTCTATGAATTACATCCTGTTAACCCACAAATCAGATTCATTAATAAAGCAATTGATGTTCTACGGGATGGTGGAATAGTCATTTTCCCGACAGATACATATTACGGAATTGGTTGTGATCTTTATAATAAGGAAGGTATTGAAAAATTACTTGCAATAAAAAATGAAACGAATACGAAACTTTTCAGCTTTATTTTTTCTGATTTTAAGGATATAAGTAAATATGCCAAAGTTTCTGATTATGCTTTTAAGATTATGAAAAAACTTTTGCCCGGTCCTTATACATTCATTTTGCCGGCAGCCAAAGAGGTTCCTAAAAAACTTTGGAGTAAGAGAAAAACTGTTGGAATAAGAATGCCCGAACATAATGTCTGTAAATTATTGGTTTCTGGACTCGGTAACCCGATTGTAAGTACGAGCACTACAAACCGCTTGGGCGATCCGATTGTAGATCCGAACGAAATAAAAAATGTTTTTAACTCTCAGGTTGATTTGATGCTCGCATCAAGTAACCTTATTGCAGAACCTTCAAGTGTTATTGACCTCAGTGGCGAGGAGCCAGTCGTAGTTAGAGAAGGTGCAGGCGACATAAGTATTTTTCAGTAA
- the pth gene encoding aminoacyl-tRNA hydrolase: MHAVVGIGNPGKKYQFNRHNVGFLALDHFAEKQKIRFIPSKYDYYFTEGDVEGNPFILAKPTTYVNNSGIAVKDLISSYNIPVQDVLIVVDDINLNEFDFRLKKSGSDGGHNGLASIIYSLNTDAFPRLRIGIGSDFEKGNLAEYVLSDFDETELKKLYETFEYTSAIIRAFIVGGYNSCLSEYSKIKNQLKNNLKDSNGS, encoded by the coding sequence GTGCATGCCGTTGTTGGAATTGGAAATCCTGGTAAAAAATATCAGTTCAACAGGCACAATGTGGGCTTTCTTGCATTAGATCATTTTGCTGAAAAGCAAAAAATTAGATTCATACCTTCAAAGTATGATTATTATTTTACTGAAGGGGATGTTGAAGGAAATCCTTTTATACTGGCAAAGCCAACAACTTATGTTAATAATTCCGGAATAGCTGTAAAGGACCTGATTAGTTCTTACAACATTCCGGTTCAGGATGTTCTTATTGTTGTTGATGATATTAATTTGAATGAATTTGATTTCAGATTAAAAAAATCCGGTAGCGACGGCGGTCATAACGGTTTAGCATCAATAATATATTCACTTAATACTGATGCTTTTCCCCGATTAAGAATAGGTATAGGAAGCGACTTTGAAAAGGGAAACTTAGCTGAGTATGTGCTATCTGACTTTGATGAAACAGAATTGAAAAAACTTTATGAAACATTTGAATATACCTCTGCAATAATCAGAGCATTTATTGTCGGAGGTTATAATTCCTGCTTATCCGAGTATAGTAAAATAAAAAATCAATTAAAAAATAATCTTAAAGATTCAAACGGAAGTTAG
- the amrS gene encoding AmmeMemoRadiSam system radical SAM enzyme yields the protein MRTSELKEAKWWQPTEKGKILCTLCPRYCEIGDGQPGFCYIRQNIGGKLYSIGYGRPTGFAIDPVEKKPLNHFLPGTSILSFGTAGCNLGCKFCQNWSISKAKLDETYSVEASPEDVVALAKKYKTPSIAYTYNDPTIFGEYVIDISKLAREEGIKNVMVTAGYIDKEARKEIYQYIDAANVDLKGFTERFYFKNTLSHLDYVLDTIYWLKHETNVWIELTTLLIPGENDSDDEIRKECEWILKNLGENVPVHFTAFHPDFKMRDKSPTPHSTLLRAKRIAETEGIKYCYVGNVLDSKNQSTFCPNCNSLMIERNWHNIKFHNFEKGKCTKCGFHIPGIFN from the coding sequence ATGAGAACATCAGAACTTAAAGAAGCAAAGTGGTGGCAACCTACGGAAAAAGGAAAAATACTTTGCACACTATGTCCACGGTACTGTGAAATTGGCGATGGACAACCTGGCTTCTGCTACATTAGACAAAACATTGGCGGAAAACTTTATTCAATCGGCTACGGAAGACCAACAGGATTTGCAATTGATCCGGTTGAAAAAAAACCACTGAATCATTTTCTTCCGGGCACATCTATCTTATCTTTTGGAACTGCTGGTTGCAATCTTGGTTGTAAGTTTTGTCAAAATTGGTCAATCAGCAAAGCAAAACTTGATGAGACATATTCGGTAGAAGCTTCACCTGAGGATGTTGTTGCATTGGCAAAAAAATATAAAACACCTTCAATCGCATATACTTATAATGACCCAACTATTTTCGGAGAATATGTAATTGACATTTCCAAACTTGCTCGTGAAGAAGGAATTAAGAATGTAATGGTAACTGCCGGCTATATTGATAAAGAGGCAAGGAAAGAAATCTATCAGTACATTGATGCCGCTAATGTTGACTTAAAAGGTTTCACTGAAAGATTTTATTTCAAAAATACTTTATCTCATCTCGATTATGTGCTTGATACAATCTACTGGTTAAAACATGAAACTAATGTCTGGATTGAACTAACAACACTTTTAATTCCGGGTGAAAATGATTCCGATGATGAAATAAGAAAGGAATGCGAATGGATATTAAAAAATCTTGGTGAAAATGTTCCAGTACATTTCACTGCATTTCATCCGGATTTTAAGATGAGGGATAAATCACCGACTCCTCACTCAACATTATTAAGAGCAAAAAGAATTGCTGAAACAGAGGGAATAAAATATTGTTATGTCGGAAATGTACTTGATTCGAAAAATCAATCAACATTCTGCCCTAACTGTAATTCACTTATGATTGAAAGAAACTGGCATAACATAAAATTTCATAACTTTGAAAAAGGAAAATGCACAAAGTGCGGTTTCCATATTCCGGGAATATTTAATTAA
- a CDS encoding sodium-translocating pyrophosphatase, with product MDLIIHLVPLLGVLALIYTFWRSAWISKKDPGTEKMQRISKYIADGAMAFLKAEYRVLIFFVIVVAALLAYSGSTAANSSPLVGVSFVVGAFCSALAGFIGMRVATKANVRTTNAARTSLGKALEIAFAGGSVMGMGVVGLGVLGLGLLFIFYSDTFGINTADDLTKVITVITGFSFGASSIALFARVGGGIYTKAADVGADLVGKVEAGIPEDHPLNPATIADNVGDNVGDVAGMGADLFESYVGSIISTMVLGAAFFTIPEFINNFSLGAVMLPLVIAAVGIVMSMIGTFFVRVKEGGDPQKALNKGNLVAGFLMIASSWVLIKWLLPESWYYQDPLYEWADPVKGNLYTSTGIFVATFAGIVSGAMIGMITEYFTGSGKPPVTRIAQQSVTGTATNIIAGLSVGMLSTAIPILVLALAIVIAFNFGGLYGIAIAAVGMLSILGIQLAVDAYGPISDNAGGIAEMSELPKEVRGRTDKLDAVGNTTAAIGKGFAIGSAALTALALFGAYMTSANIKAIDISKAQVMAGLLIGAMIPFLFSALAMQAVGKAAMSMIQEVRRQFTSIPQLKAALEVMRKNQGKEHSEWSKEDLTTFEEADGKAEYAKCVEISTKSAIKQMLLPGLLAVIVPILTGFLGGKEMLGGLVAGVTVTGVLMAIFQANAGGAWDNAKKMFEEGVELDGQKYYKGSDAHKSAVVGDTVGDPFKDTSGPSLNILLKLMSVVALVIAPLIK from the coding sequence ATGGATCTCATAATTCACCTTGTACCATTATTGGGAGTTCTTGCATTAATTTATACTTTCTGGAGATCTGCCTGGATTTCCAAAAAAGATCCTGGAACAGAAAAAATGCAGCGTATTTCAAAATACATTGCTGATGGTGCAATGGCTTTTCTTAAAGCCGAGTACAGAGTTTTAATATTCTTTGTAATTGTTGTTGCTGCTCTTCTTGCATATAGTGGTTCAACTGCAGCAAATTCGTCTCCGTTAGTTGGAGTATCTTTTGTGGTTGGAGCTTTCTGTTCAGCATTAGCTGGATTTATCGGAATGCGGGTTGCTACTAAAGCAAATGTCAGAACTACAAATGCTGCAAGGACAAGTCTTGGTAAAGCTTTAGAAATTGCTTTCGCTGGTGGTTCTGTAATGGGAATGGGAGTTGTTGGATTAGGAGTTCTGGGTCTGGGATTATTATTCATTTTTTACAGCGATACTTTCGGTATAAATACTGCTGATGATCTTACAAAAGTTATAACTGTAATTACAGGATTTTCTTTCGGTGCTTCGTCAATCGCATTGTTTGCAAGAGTTGGAGGAGGAATTTATACTAAAGCAGCTGATGTTGGTGCTGACCTTGTTGGGAAAGTTGAAGCAGGAATTCCTGAAGATCATCCGCTTAATCCAGCTACCATAGCAGATAATGTTGGTGATAATGTTGGTGATGTTGCTGGTATGGGTGCTGACTTATTTGAATCTTATGTGGGTTCAATCATTTCTACAATGGTTCTTGGTGCTGCTTTCTTTACAATTCCCGAATTCATAAATAATTTTTCACTTGGTGCAGTAATGCTTCCTTTGGTAATTGCTGCCGTTGGAATTGTAATGTCAATGATAGGAACTTTTTTCGTGAGAGTTAAAGAAGGTGGTGATCCACAAAAAGCATTGAATAAAGGAAATCTGGTTGCCGGATTTTTAATGATTGCGTCCTCCTGGGTTTTAATTAAATGGTTATTACCGGAAAGCTGGTATTATCAGGACCCATTATATGAATGGGCTGATCCTGTAAAAGGTAATTTATATACTTCAACAGGAATTTTTGTTGCAACATTTGCTGGAATTGTTTCCGGCGCTATGATTGGAATGATTACTGAGTATTTTACCGGAAGCGGTAAACCACCTGTTACGCGAATTGCTCAACAATCAGTCACAGGTACCGCTACAAATATTATAGCGGGTCTTAGTGTAGGAATGCTTTCTACAGCTATTCCAATCTTAGTGTTAGCATTAGCAATCGTTATTGCATTCAACTTTGGTGGATTATACGGAATTGCAATTGCAGCCGTTGGTATGCTTTCAATTCTCGGAATTCAATTAGCAGTAGATGCTTATGGTCCTATTTCAGATAATGCTGGTGGAATTGCTGAAATGTCTGAACTACCAAAAGAAGTTCGCGGAAGGACTGATAAACTTGACGCTGTTGGTAACACAACCGCTGCTATTGGAAAAGGATTTGCAATTGGTTCTGCTGCATTAACTGCATTAGCTTTATTTGGTGCTTATATGACTTCAGCAAATATCAAAGCTATTGATATTTCAAAAGCTCAGGTTATGGCTGGTTTACTTATCGGTGCAATGATTCCATTCTTATTTTCTGCACTTGCAATGCAGGCAGTTGGAAAAGCTGCAATGTCTATGATACAGGAAGTAAGAAGACAATTCACATCTATTCCTCAGCTAAAAGCTGCTCTTGAAGTGATGCGTAAAAATCAAGGCAAGGAACATTCAGAATGGAGTAAAGAGGATTTAACAACTTTTGAAGAAGCTGATGGAAAAGCAGAATATGCAAAATGTGTAGAGATTTCAACCAAATCTGCTATTAAACAAATGCTACTTCCAGGATTGCTTGCAGTGATTGTCCCAATTCTTACAGGATTTCTTGGTGGAAAAGAAATGCTTGGCGGTCTTGTTGCAGGTGTTACTGTTACAGGAGTTCTAATGGCTATATTCCAGGCAAATGCCGGAGGTGCCTGGGATAATGCAAAGAAAATGTTTGAAGAAGGTGTTGAGCTTGATGGACAAAAATATTACAAGGGTTCTGATGCTCATAAATCTGCGGTTGTAGGTGATACAGTAGGCGATCCGTTCAAAGATACATCAGGACCATCATTAAATATTCTGCTCAAGCTGATGTCCGTTGTAGCTCTTGTAATTGCGCCTCTTATTAAGTAG
- the rpsF gene encoding 30S ribosomal protein S6, which produces MKSGVYESAILINAALEDNQIENVINRVKEFITTNGGQIRDFENWGRKRLAYPVDKSKIGYYAIFRFDAPGSIVSKLERFYNLDEHILRYLTIKLSKEALEQIEKNKTQSVSLKEESIPETEVNLQVEEDEEEIEDNDKN; this is translated from the coding sequence ATGAAATCAGGTGTATACGAAAGTGCAATTTTAATTAACGCTGCACTAGAAGATAATCAAATCGAAAATGTTATAAATCGCGTTAAAGAGTTCATTACCACAAACGGTGGACAAATTCGCGATTTTGAAAATTGGGGAAGAAAAAGACTAGCATATCCGGTAGATAAAAGTAAGATTGGTTATTATGCAATCTTCAGATTTGATGCTCCGGGTAGCATAGTTTCAAAGCTTGAGAGATTTTACAATCTCGATGAGCATATACTTCGTTACCTTACTATTAAACTTAGTAAGGAAGCTCTCGAACAAATCGAAAAAAATAAAACCCAAAGTGTTTCCTTAAAAGAAGAATCTATTCCTGAAACTGAAGTTAATCTTCAGGTTGAGGAAGATGAAGAAGAAATTGAAGATAACGACAAAAATTAA
- the rpsR gene encoding 30S ribosomal protein S18, producing the protein MKKEIKVKKTCRFTEAGIKYIDYKDVKLLQKFITEQGKIIPKRITGTSAKYQRQLAIAIKRARHMALLPYVADTVR; encoded by the coding sequence ATGAAAAAGGAAATTAAAGTAAAGAAGACCTGCAGATTTACTGAAGCTGGTATAAAATACATCGATTATAAAGATGTTAAACTGCTTCAGAAATTTATTACTGAGCAGGGAAAAATTATTCCTAAAAGAATTACAGGTACAAGCGCTAAATATCAAAGACAATTGGCGATTGCTATTAAGAGAGCAAGGCATATGGCTCTGCTGCCTTATGTTGCTGATACTGTAAGGTAA
- the pyk gene encoding pyruvate kinase, producing MPEAVEHIAKTKILATLGPATATVEQIKNLIYAGIDGIRLNFSHGDFNFFEEIFRNIYLACVEEKTPLAVLIDLQGPKIRIGELAEPEIPVKENDIIEITTEKVIGTKEKISTTYKYLPRDAEVGNLILIDDGLIRLSIIEKTESSVICKVLNNGTLKPRKGMNLPGMKLSTPSITEKDYENLEFALKHRVDFIALSFVRSAEDVIELKNWLLMKGKEIPVIAKIEKKEAVEQIDDILKIADGIMIARGDLGVELQPQEVPVLQKSIIRKCNCAGKMVITATQMLESMINSPIPTRAEASDVANAVWDGTDVVMLSGETSVGKFPVRTVQIMNDILKNAEEHSIAKKEMDYLIPDSLQEKLFDSVGRAVVSISHQTNAQAIVVFTEKGRTARLISKYRPKAKIIAVSNNFETMNNLSLHWGVIPIFSEKIDKEHIAIEEAKTSILNSGLAKSGDLLIFTAGAPYSEKSRTNWIRFEVM from the coding sequence ATGCCCGAAGCAGTTGAACATATTGCAAAAACAAAAATACTTGCTACGCTTGGACCGGCAACAGCAACAGTCGAACAAATTAAAAATCTTATTTATGCCGGTATTGATGGAATAAGATTAAATTTTTCTCATGGCGATTTTAATTTCTTCGAAGAAATTTTCAGGAACATTTATCTTGCCTGTGTAGAAGAAAAAACTCCACTTGCTGTTCTGATTGATTTGCAAGGACCAAAAATCCGGATTGGTGAACTTGCAGAGCCAGAAATTCCGGTAAAAGAAAATGACATAATTGAAATCACAACTGAAAAAGTTATCGGAACAAAAGAAAAGATTTCCACGACTTACAAATATCTTCCACGAGATGCTGAAGTTGGTAATCTTATTTTGATTGATGATGGTTTGATTCGCCTTTCAATAATTGAAAAAACTGAGAGCTCAGTAATTTGCAAAGTTCTGAACAACGGAACTTTGAAACCAAGAAAAGGGATGAATCTGCCTGGGATGAAACTAAGCACCCCTTCAATCACAGAAAAGGATTATGAAAATCTTGAGTTCGCACTTAAACACAGAGTTGATTTTATCGCGCTGTCATTTGTTCGTAGTGCCGAAGATGTAATTGAATTAAAGAACTGGCTCTTGATGAAAGGGAAAGAAATTCCCGTAATTGCAAAAATCGAAAAGAAGGAAGCCGTTGAACAGATTGATGACATATTAAAAATTGCTGATGGAATTATGATTGCCCGCGGTGATTTGGGTGTTGAGCTTCAACCTCAGGAAGTTCCTGTTTTGCAAAAATCAATTATAAGAAAATGTAATTGTGCAGGAAAGATGGTAATTACTGCAACGCAGATGCTCGAATCAATGATAAACTCACCAATTCCAACAAGAGCAGAAGCATCTGATGTTGCAAATGCTGTTTGGGATGGAACTGATGTTGTAATGCTAAGTGGCGAAACTTCTGTTGGAAAATTTCCTGTAAGAACCGTTCAGATAATGAATGATATACTTAAAAATGCAGAAGAACATTCTATTGCTAAAAAAGAAATGGATTATCTGATTCCGGATTCACTTCAGGAAAAGTTATTTGATTCTGTTGGAAGAGCAGTTGTGTCAATCAGTCATCAGACAAATGCACAGGCAATTGTGGTATTTACAGAAAAAGGAAGAACAGCAAGATTGATTTCGAAATACAGACCTAAAGCAAAAATCATAGCTGTTTCAAACAACTTTGAAACAATGAATAATCTTTCATTACATTGGGGTGTAATTCCAATTTTTTCGGAGAAGATTGATAAAGAACATATTGCAATTGAAGAAGCCAAAACTTCTATACTTAATTCAGGACTTGCAAAATCAGGCGATCTTCTTATTTTTACAGCCGGAGCTCCTTATTCAGAAAAGAGCAGAACAAACTGGATAAGATTTGAGGTGATGTAA